One stretch of Dokdonia sp. Hel_I_53 DNA includes these proteins:
- a CDS encoding histidine kinase, whose translation MKIKVRLFIWIFFIGLTLQSQEPVSIHLTEKDGLPDIEFYDVLEDKKGFIWLAADRGLFRYDGRDFLQYTNSEKRGLSVFGLNEDDEGRIWCVNISGQIFYSEGNKLKTFIDLRSELKGNLPNIKVVNNHLLVFGKKNIYSINITTKQIKLQYNNGLDTGPVGEPSRYGENYLFVGDKKIISLDKTFQQRVISDISDLYNTTRGQKFQLDNVPQVLIFNKDTLLSHKLINGHAIFKLKDGAIVKKAMKGFEILTGLSVLKFVVHKNHLIFCTNKGVYFFEKSKDYRFVKSFLTSETISDVIVDKDDNYWFTSLRNGVYVITNIHVSIFHNGKNSKNLSALEKLGNDQIVFGTTNGKMGVYNFSNNSLQLTKLLTEANVSSIKVNPYRDILYVSQDNIAQVINLKTNEILTTKGFANAKDIELQNKDDILITSYFGTGLVENAHKPSTLENRKIISSNRGYSSYKSKNGKDFYVSHVDDLTRYDQDFQPFPIRFKNQSIFAISITEDDEGAIWVSTFKNGIYKIFNGIAVDNYTTDDGLLSNQVSEVFSDGDNLWLVSNNAIQAFNTKSKTFKSLDKRDGIPSFKIKGIEKIGEQIIFASNSGLFGIHRSKVFKTVRPPHIYFSNVKIQDRDTIIKNLYTLPYDKNNLSFTVNTNSFQEDQNSIFEYKLNSNKNWKLLNEGENTISFNALESGNYELQVRPKNFGYVTFPNAASIAFTIESPFWKRWWFLSLCILVTVITAGLVFQQLLLKKERKQEEKLELANLQNDLVHLELENLRSQMNPHFIFNALNSIQEYIILNQKDLASDYLGKFSDLIRGYLDNSSQDRILLIDEINGLETYLELERMRFEEDFSYRFSFDRQSRENDYEIPTMLLQPYIENALKHGLLHKRGEKILIISGNIINYRTDREALQVSIEDNGVGRNYKKSAHYNSKRHKPFATRATEKRLQLMRKRTAALIGVSYKDLMDSEGNAIGTCVVITIPLV comes from the coding sequence ATGAAAATTAAAGTCAGATTGTTTATCTGGATATTTTTTATTGGGCTTACTTTACAAAGTCAAGAGCCTGTATCCATTCACCTTACAGAAAAAGATGGTCTGCCTGATATTGAATTCTATGATGTCTTAGAGGATAAAAAAGGTTTTATCTGGCTTGCTGCAGATCGTGGATTATTTAGATATGATGGTAGAGATTTTTTACAGTATACAAATTCTGAAAAAAGAGGACTTTCCGTTTTTGGACTTAATGAAGATGATGAAGGAAGAATATGGTGCGTAAATATTTCTGGTCAAATTTTCTACTCTGAAGGGAATAAGCTAAAAACTTTCATTGACTTAAGATCCGAACTGAAAGGGAATCTACCTAATATCAAAGTAGTGAACAACCACTTATTGGTTTTTGGTAAAAAAAACATCTATTCCATTAATATAACTACTAAGCAAATAAAATTACAGTACAATAATGGATTAGATACTGGCCCAGTTGGTGAACCATCTCGTTATGGTGAAAATTATCTATTTGTTGGAGATAAAAAGATTATTTCACTTGACAAAACATTTCAACAAAGGGTAATCTCAGATATTTCAGATTTATATAACACGACTAGGGGACAAAAATTTCAGTTAGACAATGTGCCACAAGTTTTAATTTTTAACAAGGACACGTTATTAAGTCATAAATTAATAAATGGGCATGCAATATTTAAATTAAAAGATGGGGCTATAGTGAAGAAAGCTATGAAAGGTTTTGAAATCCTGACTGGACTTTCAGTTTTAAAATTTGTAGTTCACAAAAATCATCTGATATTTTGTACAAATAAGGGTGTTTATTTTTTTGAAAAAAGTAAAGATTACCGCTTTGTAAAAAGCTTTCTTACGTCTGAAACAATTTCTGATGTTATCGTTGATAAGGACGATAACTACTGGTTCACTTCCTTACGTAATGGCGTGTATGTAATAACAAATATTCACGTAAGTATATTTCATAATGGGAAGAATAGCAAAAATTTAAGCGCTTTAGAAAAGCTTGGTAATGATCAAATTGTTTTTGGGACCACTAATGGAAAAATGGGGGTATATAATTTTAGTAACAATAGCCTTCAATTGACAAAATTACTTACAGAAGCAAATGTGAGCTCAATTAAGGTTAATCCTTACCGAGATATTCTTTATGTGAGTCAAGATAATATTGCTCAGGTAATTAATCTCAAGACAAATGAAATTTTGACTACAAAAGGATTTGCAAATGCTAAAGATATTGAACTTCAAAATAAAGATGATATATTAATTACATCATATTTTGGTACAGGATTAGTTGAAAATGCGCATAAACCGAGTACTTTAGAAAATCGAAAAATTATATCAAGTAATCGCGGTTATTCAAGTTATAAAAGCAAGAACGGTAAAGATTTTTATGTATCGCACGTAGATGATTTAACAAGGTACGATCAGGACTTTCAGCCATTTCCAATTCGCTTTAAGAATCAGAGTATTTTTGCTATTTCCATAACAGAGGATGATGAAGGTGCAATCTGGGTAAGTACTTTTAAAAATGGCATTTACAAAATTTTTAACGGTATAGCAGTTGACAATTACACGACGGATGATGGTTTGTTATCAAATCAGGTCTCAGAAGTGTTTAGCGATGGAGATAATCTGTGGCTAGTGAGTAATAATGCAATTCAAGCGTTTAACACTAAATCTAAAACGTTTAAATCCCTCGATAAAAGAGATGGAATTCCCTCATTCAAAATTAAAGGGATTGAGAAAATAGGAGAGCAAATTATTTTTGCAAGTAATTCTGGACTTTTTGGTATACATAGATCAAAAGTATTTAAAACAGTAAGACCACCACATATCTATTTTTCAAATGTGAAAATTCAAGATCGTGATACTATAATTAAGAATTTGTATACGCTTCCTTATGACAAAAATAATTTATCATTTACGGTCAATACAAATTCCTTTCAAGAAGACCAAAATTCAATATTTGAGTACAAACTAAATTCAAATAAAAATTGGAAATTATTGAATGAAGGAGAAAATACTATATCCTTTAATGCTTTGGAAAGTGGTAATTATGAATTGCAAGTGCGTCCTAAAAATTTTGGATATGTTACTTTTCCAAATGCTGCGAGTATCGCATTTACTATCGAGAGTCCATTTTGGAAGAGATGGTGGTTTTTGTCTCTTTGCATCTTAGTTACAGTAATCACTGCAGGTTTAGTTTTTCAACAACTATTGCTTAAAAAAGAACGTAAGCAAGAAGAAAAATTAGAGTTAGCAAATCTCCAGAACGATCTTGTTCATTTAGAACTTGAAAACCTCAGGTCTCAAATGAATCCTCATTTTATTTTTAATGCTCTTAATAGTATTCAAGAATACATAATTCTTAATCAGAAAGATTTGGCTAGTGATTACTTAGGTAAATTTAGTGATCTCATTAGAGGATATCTGGATAATAGCTCCCAGGATAGGATTTTACTAATTGATGAAATTAATGGACTAGAAACCTATCTTGAACTTGAGAGAATGCGTTTTGAAGAAGATTTTTCTTATAGATTTTCTTTTGATAGACAGTCTAGAGAAAATGATTATGAAATACCTACAATGTTATTGCAGCCATATATAGAAAACGCACTTAAACACGGGTTACTACATAAAAGAGGTGAGAAAATTCTTATAATTTCTGGAAATATTATCAATTATAGAACTGACAGAGAGGCACTTCAAGTGTCTATTGAGGATAATGGAGTAGGAAGAAACTATAAAAAATCTGCACATTATAATTCAAAGAGGCACAAGCCATTTGCAACAAGAGCGACAGAAAAAAGATTACAATTGATGCGAAAGCGCACAGCTGCTTTAATAGGGGTGAGTTATAAAGATCTAATGGATAGTGAAGGTAATGCAATAGGTACTTGTGTAGTTATTACCATACCTCTGGTATAA
- a CDS encoding methionine aminotransferase: MKHTSKLPNVGTTIFSIMSKLAHEEGALNLAQGFPGFGSDPKLHNLVSQAMAKGYNQYAPMPGIFRLREKITEKTNSLYGSEYAPGSDITITAGATQAIFTIVSTFIRPGDEVIVLKPAYDCYEPAVIVNGGKVVPIQLKAPSYKVDWSEVAHAITPKTKMFIINTPHNPTGTILEKSDMIALERILKNTDIILLSDEVYEHMVFDGKQHESVARYPGLRERSFITASFGKTFHTTGWKLGYTLAPKELMQEFQKVHQFNVFSVHHPSQHALSQYLENEKKYMQLSKFFEQKRDVFLEAIKGSRFTYTPSAGTYFQMLGYSAITDESDVNFAKKLTKQYKIAAIPTSVFNLHQEDYKMLRFCYAKDDDVLKRAGEILCAV, translated from the coding sequence ATGAAGCACACATCAAAATTGCCCAACGTAGGAACTACGATATTTTCTATAATGAGTAAGCTTGCGCATGAGGAGGGAGCACTAAATCTAGCGCAAGGATTTCCAGGTTTTGGTAGCGATCCTAAACTTCATAACTTGGTTTCTCAGGCAATGGCAAAGGGTTACAATCAGTATGCACCTATGCCAGGTATCTTTCGCTTACGCGAAAAAATCACCGAAAAAACAAACTCACTTTACGGGAGTGAGTATGCTCCAGGTTCTGATATAACCATTACAGCAGGTGCAACACAAGCTATTTTTACCATAGTTTCCACATTTATAAGACCGGGCGATGAAGTTATAGTCCTTAAGCCAGCATATGACTGTTATGAACCTGCAGTGATTGTAAATGGTGGTAAGGTAGTCCCTATTCAACTAAAAGCACCAAGTTACAAAGTTGATTGGAGCGAAGTAGCGCACGCGATTACTCCAAAAACTAAGATGTTTATTATAAATACCCCGCATAATCCTACGGGAACAATTTTGGAAAAATCAGATATGATTGCTCTAGAACGCATTCTAAAAAATACGGATATTATTTTGTTAAGTGATGAGGTGTATGAGCACATGGTTTTTGACGGAAAACAACATGAAAGTGTGGCTCGCTATCCAGGTTTAAGAGAACGAAGTTTTATTACCGCATCATTTGGTAAAACATTTCATACTACGGGATGGAAATTAGGCTATACACTAGCACCTAAGGAGTTAATGCAAGAATTTCAAAAAGTACATCAGTTTAACGTATTTTCTGTGCATCATCCTTCTCAACATGCGCTTAGTCAGTATTTAGAAAATGAGAAAAAGTACATGCAGCTTAGCAAATTTTTCGAGCAAAAAAGAGATGTATTTCTAGAGGCTATCAAGGGATCACGATTTACGTATACACCAAGTGCTGGCACCTATTTTCAGATGCTAGGCTATAGCGCCATTACAGATGAATCTGACGTTAATTTTGCAAAAAAACTTACAAAACAATACAAAATAGCTGCTATACCCACATCAGTTTTTAACCTACATCAAGAGGATTATAAAATGCTACGATTTTGCTATGCCAAAGATGATGATGTTTTAAAACGCGCTGGAGAAATTTTGTGTGCTGTGTAA
- a CDS encoding DUF3109 family protein, with product MFQLKQTIVSEDIIEKDFVCNLNACKGECCIAGEAGAPLEEEEVQIMQDIYDDVKPFLRPEGIAAIEAQGTSISRDGELETPLVNGAECAYVTFNDKGWASCGIEDAYNDGKIDWRKPISCHLYPVRVQKYSSFSAVNYHRWPICDDACTLGAELKVPVYKFTKNALIRKFGEEWYAELEKAAQDLGK from the coding sequence ATGTTTCAACTCAAACAAACAATCGTATCAGAAGATATAATCGAAAAAGATTTTGTCTGTAATCTTAATGCCTGTAAAGGTGAATGCTGTATAGCTGGAGAAGCTGGAGCACCTCTGGAAGAAGAGGAGGTACAAATCATGCAAGATATTTATGATGATGTAAAGCCTTTTTTAAGACCAGAAGGAATTGCGGCTATTGAGGCACAAGGTACCTCTATATCTAGAGATGGGGAGCTAGAGACACCACTTGTAAACGGTGCAGAGTGTGCTTATGTCACTTTTAATGATAAAGGCTGGGCAAGTTGTGGGATAGAAGATGCGTATAATGATGGCAAGATAGACTGGAGAAAGCCTATTTCATGTCATTTATATCCTGTGCGTGTCCAAAAATACAGCTCATTTTCTGCCGTAAATTACCATAGATGGCCTATTTGTGACGATGCTTGTACGCTAGGCGCAGAACTTAAAGTACCCGTTTATAAGTTTACAAAGAATGCTCTTATTCGAAAATTTGGAGAAGAGTGGTATGCAGAGTTAGAAAAAGCAGCTCAAGATTTAGGAAAATAG
- a CDS encoding winged helix-turn-helix domain-containing protein, producing MKNSLYISIAAICLITLSWAIPFEQPSHGNTPERVKIALRNAGNELLLLDGDSSSLVLPVKEIGLQQFQLSFERDIAILPDSLVALLDSNFEKADLSKNYIVEVVRCKDQEISYSYQMHTNWDKTIVPCKGREVPEACHRIEVTFNDSSTTLSLSKVSIAALALGLLIFLGVRFRESVKLATQNPLVQEYETLGIFQFYKEQSKLVVADKDIKLSRKEGEILTLLATNVNQVVTREVITKAVWEDHGVIVGRSLDTYISKLRKKLEDDPQIKITNVHGVGYKLLIA from the coding sequence ATGAAAAATAGTCTTTACATAAGTATAGCTGCCATTTGTTTAATTACTCTCTCTTGGGCGATTCCATTTGAACAGCCTAGCCACGGGAATACACCAGAACGAGTAAAAATTGCCCTGCGTAATGCGGGTAATGAGCTTTTGTTGCTGGATGGTGATAGTTCTAGTTTGGTATTACCAGTTAAGGAAATAGGTTTACAGCAGTTTCAACTTTCATTTGAGAGAGATATAGCCATTTTACCAGATAGTCTTGTAGCACTTTTGGATAGTAACTTTGAAAAAGCAGACTTGTCAAAAAATTATATCGTTGAGGTGGTACGCTGTAAAGATCAAGAGATTTCTTACAGTTATCAAATGCATACGAATTGGGACAAAACCATTGTACCCTGTAAAGGACGAGAAGTTCCTGAAGCATGTCATCGTATAGAAGTCACTTTTAACGACAGCAGTACAACTCTTTCACTAAGTAAGGTGAGTATAGCAGCACTCGCACTGGGACTACTTATATTTCTTGGGGTACGCTTTCGCGAAAGCGTAAAACTAGCAACTCAAAATCCACTTGTACAAGAGTATGAAACTTTAGGAATCTTTCAATTCTATAAAGAACAAAGTAAACTTGTGGTAGCAGATAAGGACATTAAACTCTCTAGGAAGGAGGGCGAGATTTTAACATTACTGGCAACTAATGTTAACCAAGTAGTAACGCGAGAGGTCATAACTAAAGCTGTGTGGGAAGATCACGGTGTGATTGTAGGTAGAAGTCTGGACACATACATCTCAAAACTGCGTAAGAAGTTAGAAGACGATCCACAAATTAAAATAACTAACGTTCATGGGGTGGGTTATAAACTTCTAATAGCCTAG
- a CDS encoding YceI family protein, which translates to MRTFCLIILICTAYVCNAQYLNTVYDLDIDKSFIEWKGSYSFNFGNHKGFVKLKSGSITTYNNTIIDGEFVIDMTTIASDPEQDHLSPIKHLKNEDFFYVEKFPVATLKFNEVKYIPEKNIHEIVAALTIRGVTKTQKFYATANGAEKSFVTQLKIDRTRWGIIYNHKLKDDAISDAIEFDVRLFFN; encoded by the coding sequence ATGAGAACATTCTGCCTAATTATTCTTATTTGCACTGCTTATGTCTGTAATGCACAATACCTAAACACTGTTTATGATCTTGACATTGACAAAAGTTTTATTGAGTGGAAGGGAAGTTATTCTTTCAATTTTGGAAACCACAAAGGATTTGTTAAGCTCAAAAGTGGCAGTATTACCACTTATAACAACACTATAATTGATGGCGAGTTCGTGATAGATATGACCACGATTGCTAGTGATCCTGAGCAAGACCATCTAAGCCCTATAAAACATTTAAAAAACGAGGATTTCTTTTATGTAGAAAAATTTCCAGTGGCAACTTTAAAATTTAATGAGGTCAAGTATATACCGGAGAAGAATATACATGAAATAGTTGCAGCTCTGACCATTCGAGGGGTTACAAAAACTCAAAAGTTTTATGCGACTGCAAATGGCGCAGAAAAGTCATTTGTCACCCAACTAAAAATTGACCGAACTCGTTGGGGAATCATTTACAATCACAAACTAAAAGATGACGCTATAAGCGATGCGATAGAATTTGACGTTCGACTGTTTTTTAATTAA
- the katG gene encoding catalase/peroxidase HPI, with protein sequence MKNTETFDLNDPAAIANCPFMGGAHKKTAGGGTTNRDWWPNELRLNILRQNAKKSDPMGEDFDYPTAFNSLDFKALKQEVLDLMTDSQDWWPADYGHYGGFMIRMAWHSAGTYRIGDGRGGASSGTQRFAPLNSWPDNGNLDKARLLLWPIKKKYGNKISWADLMILAGNCALESMGFPTLGFAGGREDVWEPEQDIYWGRETEWGANDERYEDGELEAPLGAVMMGWIYVNPEGPNGNPDPMGSAANIRTTFGRMAMDDEETVALVAGGHTFGKAHGAADPDKYVGTEPHGASIEEMSTGWKNSYKSGVLDDVITSGIEGAWTPNPTQWDADYFDVLLNYDWELTKSPAGAHQWTPTEESNARMAPTAGDASKKQRLMMTTADIALKTDPEYLRISQKFHKDHQAFTDAFARAWYKLTHRDMGPLSRYLGPEVPKLKLLWQDPLPEANGYTLDEGQIVLLKNAIADSDLTVSEMVTTAWASASTFRNSDKRGGANGARIQLAPQSHWEVNNPEQLNKVLIILKDIKDTFESEVSLADLIVLAGSVGVELAAMDAGHDITVPFTPGRVDATQEDTDKDSFGYLEPKADGFRNYVSKTQKDTAAENMLIDRAQLLNLSIPEMTALVGGLRVLGANYDNSKVGVLTDRPGQLTNDFFTNLLDFTYTWKGLSSDDTLFSGTDRRTGEMKFTGSRADLIFGSNTELRAVAEVYGAADGEERFINDFVKAFVKVMDADRFDVKK encoded by the coding sequence ATGAAAAATACAGAAACTTTTGACCTAAACGACCCAGCTGCAATTGCAAATTGCCCTTTTATGGGGGGAGCTCATAAAAAAACAGCTGGTGGAGGTACAACGAACCGAGACTGGTGGCCTAATGAATTAAGACTAAATATACTACGTCAAAATGCTAAGAAATCTGATCCTATGGGTGAAGATTTTGACTACCCTACAGCTTTTAATAGTCTAGACTTTAAAGCTCTTAAGCAAGAGGTGCTTGACTTAATGACAGACTCTCAAGATTGGTGGCCTGCAGATTATGGTCATTACGGAGGCTTTATGATACGTATGGCTTGGCATAGTGCAGGAACCTATAGAATAGGTGATGGACGTGGTGGCGCTAGTTCGGGTACACAGCGATTTGCACCTCTTAATAGTTGGCCAGATAATGGAAATTTGGACAAGGCACGTCTCCTATTATGGCCAATCAAGAAAAAATATGGTAATAAAATTTCCTGGGCAGATTTAATGATATTAGCGGGGAATTGTGCTTTAGAATCTATGGGCTTTCCAACACTTGGATTTGCAGGTGGTCGTGAAGATGTATGGGAGCCAGAACAAGATATTTACTGGGGAAGAGAAACTGAATGGGGAGCAAATGATGAGCGTTATGAAGATGGCGAGCTAGAAGCACCACTTGGCGCAGTTATGATGGGCTGGATTTACGTAAACCCAGAAGGTCCTAATGGTAACCCAGATCCTATGGGATCTGCAGCAAATATTAGAACAACGTTTGGTCGCATGGCAATGGATGATGAAGAAACCGTAGCCTTAGTAGCTGGAGGACACACTTTTGGTAAAGCACACGGAGCTGCAGATCCAGATAAGTATGTAGGGACAGAACCACACGGTGCATCTATAGAAGAAATGAGCACAGGATGGAAAAACAGTTATAAGTCAGGTGTTTTAGATGACGTAATTACCTCTGGTATTGAAGGAGCATGGACTCCTAACCCTACACAATGGGATGCAGATTATTTTGATGTACTATTAAATTATGATTGGGAGTTAACAAAGAGTCCTGCAGGTGCACATCAGTGGACGCCTACAGAAGAAAGCAATGCACGCATGGCTCCTACTGCCGGAGATGCTTCAAAAAAGCAACGTTTGATGATGACTACGGCAGATATTGCACTTAAAACAGATCCAGAGTATCTGAGAATTTCACAGAAATTTCACAAGGATCATCAAGCTTTTACAGATGCCTTTGCACGCGCTTGGTATAAGTTAACCCATCGTGACATGGGTCCACTATCTAGATATTTAGGGCCAGAAGTACCTAAATTAAAATTACTTTGGCAAGACCCATTGCCAGAAGCAAACGGTTACACCTTAGATGAAGGACAAATTGTCCTACTCAAAAATGCAATCGCAGATAGTGACTTAACCGTTTCTGAAATGGTTACTACGGCTTGGGCAAGTGCTTCAACGTTTAGAAATTCTGATAAAAGGGGTGGTGCAAACGGAGCGCGTATTCAACTCGCACCGCAAAGCCACTGGGAAGTAAATAATCCTGAGCAACTTAATAAAGTACTTATTATATTAAAAGACATTAAAGATACTTTTGAAAGTGAAGTTTCATTAGCAGATTTAATTGTCTTAGCAGGATCTGTAGGAGTAGAGCTGGCTGCAATGGATGCGGGTCATGACATTACAGTACCATTCACACCAGGACGTGTAGATGCCACACAAGAAGATACAGATAAAGACAGTTTTGGCTACCTAGAGCCTAAGGCAGACGGTTTTAGAAACTACGTTTCAAAGACACAGAAGGATACAGCAGCCGAAAACATGTTGATTGATCGCGCACAATTGCTCAATCTTTCTATACCAGAAATGACGGCGCTTGTAGGTGGTTTACGTGTATTAGGAGCCAATTATGATAATTCTAAAGTAGGAGTTCTTACAGACAGACCAGGTCAACTAACTAATGACTTTTTTACAAATCTTTTAGACTTTACCTATACCTGGAAAGGGCTTTCATCAGATGACACTTTGTTTTCTGGTACAGATCGTCGCACGGGAGAAATGAAATTTACAGGATCAAGAGCAGACTTAATTTTTGGTTCAAATACTGAGCTTAGAGCTGTTGCAGAAGTTTATGGAGCTGCCGATGGTGAAGAGCGTTTTATAAATGATTTTGTAAAAGCATTTGTAAAAGTGATGGATGCAGATCGCTTTGATGTGAAAAAATAA
- a CDS encoding MarC family protein, giving the protein MNFDLKETLTATMVLFAVIDIIGSIPIVLKLRKKTGHIQSEKAAVVALVVMILFVFVGESILGLIGINVYEFAVAGSFILFFIALEMILGVSIFKDDDTLSKKTVSVFPLAFPLVAGPGTLTSLLALRAEYNLVNIIIAIVLNILLVYVVLKTSRHIERFLGKNGIAVIHKVFGVILLAIAVKLFTANIQELFK; this is encoded by the coding sequence ATGAATTTTGATTTAAAAGAGACACTTACAGCTACAATGGTTCTTTTTGCAGTAATAGATATTATAGGGAGTATTCCTATTGTATTGAAACTTCGTAAAAAAACAGGACATATACAAAGTGAGAAGGCCGCTGTTGTGGCCCTAGTTGTAATGATCCTTTTTGTGTTTGTAGGAGAAAGTATTCTTGGGCTTATTGGTATTAATGTTTACGAGTTTGCCGTTGCAGGTTCTTTCATTTTATTCTTTATAGCCTTAGAGATGATTTTAGGAGTAAGTATATTTAAAGATGATGATACGCTTAGTAAGAAAACCGTTTCCGTATTTCCGCTTGCTTTCCCATTAGTCGCTGGACCAGGTACCCTAACCTCGCTTCTTGCATTACGTGCAGAATATAACTTAGTCAACATCATAATTGCCATCGTGCTTAACATCCTTCTTGTATATGTTGTGCTTAAAACCTCAAGACATATTGAGCGTTTTTTAGGTAAAAACGGGATTGCTGTGATACACAAAGTTTTTGGTGTAATTTTGTTAGCCATTGCTGTGAAACTTTTTACAGCAAACATTCAAGAACTTTTTAAATAA
- a CDS encoding S41 family peptidase has translation MNISRKYIPILLGLGIALGIFLGSLLDFGYNDTALFTSNAKKEKLNKLIDYIDYEYVDAINTDSIVDVTVNGILDNLDPHSTYIPSDEYQVLEENMKGDFVGIGVSFYPYKDSVAVIQAIKGGPSEKAGIKGGDRIVYANGIELTDNEITDDSLSKILKGKIRTPIEIKVKRPGLDKLLTFKFKRDHVPISSVVGSYMITDELGYIKINRFAETTHDEFRTALRELKRKGATQLALDLRDNPGGYISSAEGVADEFLEEDKLILFTKNKTGNISNSFSLDDGLFEDGEVFVLINENSASASEIVAGALQDNDKGLIVGRRSFGKGLVQREMDLGDGSAVRLTIARYYTPTGRSIQKPYELGNKDYFEDYLNRYENGELRSADSIKVADSLKFRTPLGKIVYGGGGIIPDIFVPKNTDYEIEHLNYVLRSGFMSRFIFEQLEKNRPYYRNLPIVRFKKEVLVDDQVVEEFIAFAQLSNISLKAVKYRELYKKYLKATMARQLYGNNMFEMMVNEEDSMIKKIIELTKEDK, from the coding sequence ATGAACATTAGTAGAAAGTATATTCCCATATTATTAGGCCTAGGCATTGCCTTGGGTATTTTTCTGGGAAGTCTATTAGATTTTGGGTACAATGATACAGCGCTATTTACATCTAACGCAAAAAAAGAGAAACTTAACAAGCTCATAGATTACATTGATTATGAGTATGTGGATGCTATTAATACAGATAGTATCGTAGATGTCACAGTAAATGGCATTTTAGATAATTTAGACCCCCACTCAACTTATATACCATCAGACGAATATCAAGTTTTAGAAGAAAACATGAAAGGGGACTTTGTGGGAATAGGTGTTAGTTTCTATCCTTATAAAGACTCTGTTGCAGTGATACAAGCGATTAAAGGTGGGCCTAGTGAGAAGGCTGGTATTAAAGGAGGAGATCGTATTGTTTATGCAAATGGTATAGAGTTAACGGACAATGAAATTACAGATGATTCATTATCAAAAATTCTAAAGGGTAAGATAAGAACACCCATAGAAATCAAAGTGAAAAGACCTGGCTTAGACAAGCTTCTTACCTTTAAATTCAAGAGGGATCACGTGCCTATTTCCAGTGTGGTGGGGAGTTATATGATTACAGATGAGTTGGGCTATATAAAAATTAATCGATTTGCAGAAACTACCCATGATGAATTTAGGACTGCATTAAGGGAGCTCAAAAGAAAAGGTGCTACGCAATTAGCATTAGATCTTAGAGATAATCCCGGAGGGTATATATCCAGTGCAGAGGGTGTTGCAGATGAATTTTTAGAAGAAGATAAGCTCATACTATTCACAAAAAATAAAACAGGTAATATTTCAAATAGCTTTTCTCTTGATGATGGTCTCTTTGAAGATGGAGAGGTGTTTGTATTGATTAACGAAAATTCTGCCAGCGCCAGTGAAATTGTAGCTGGAGCTTTACAAGATAATGATAAAGGACTAATTGTGGGGCGAAGATCCTTTGGAAAGGGATTAGTGCAGCGTGAGATGGATTTAGGAGATGGAAGTGCCGTAAGATTAACCATTGCAAGATATTATACTCCTACTGGACGCTCTATTCAGAAACCGTATGAGTTAGGTAATAAAGATTATTTTGAAGACTATCTCAATAGGTATGAAAATGGAGAGCTTAGAAGTGCAGATAGTATTAAGGTTGCAGATTCATTAAAATTTAGAACCCCATTAGGTAAAATTGTATATGGTGGCGGTGGGATCATACCTGATATATTTGTGCCAAAGAATACAGATTATGAGATAGAACATCTCAATTATGTACTTAGGTCTGGATTTATGAGTAGGTTTATTTTTGAACAACTAGAGAAAAACAGGCCTTATTATCGTAATCTACCTATAGTCCGCTTTAAAAAAGAGGTTCTTGTGGACGATCAGGTAGTAGAAGAATTTATTGCATTTGCACAATTAAGTAATATTAGCTTAAAAGCTGTCAAATATCGAGAATTATATAAGAAATACTTGAAAGCAACCATGGCTCGTCAACTTTATGGAAACAACATGTTTGAAATGATGGTTAATGAAGAGGATAGTATGATAAAGAAAATTATAGAACTTACAAAAGAAGATAAGTAA